One window of the Bos indicus isolate NIAB-ARS_2022 breed Sahiwal x Tharparkar chromosome 15, NIAB-ARS_B.indTharparkar_mat_pri_1.0, whole genome shotgun sequence genome contains the following:
- the TMX2 gene encoding thioredoxin-related transmembrane protein 2: MAVLAPLIALVYSVPRLSRWLARPYYFLSALLSAAFLLVRKLPPVCESLPTQREDGNPCDFDWREVEILMFLSAIVMMKNRRSITVEQHVGNIFMFSKVANAILFFRLDIRMGLLYITLCIVFLMTCKPPLYMGPEYIKYFSDKTIDEELERDKRVTWIVEFFANWSSDCQSFAPIYADLSLKYNCTGLNFGKVDVGRYTDVSTRYKVSTSPLTKQLPTLILFQGGKEVMRRPQIDKKGRAVSWTFSEENVIREFNLNELYQRAKKLSKAGDKIPEEQPVAAVPAAVPDEESKKDK, encoded by the exons ATGGCGGTCCTAGCGCCTTTGATTGCTCTCGTGTATTCGGTCCCGCGACTTTCACGATGGCTGGCCCGACCTTACTACTTTTTGTCAGCCCTGCTCTCTGCTGCCTTCCTACTCGTGAGGAAGCTGCCCCCTGTCTGTGAAAGTCTCCCCACGCAACGCGAAGACGGCAACCCGTGTGACTTTGACTGG AGAGAAGTGGAGATCCTGATGTTTCTCAGCGCCATCGTGATGATGAAGAACCGCAGGTCCA TCACCGTGGAACAGCATGTAGGCAACATCTTCATGTTTAGTAAGGTGGCCAATGCGATTCTTTTCTTCCGCCTGGATATCCGTATGGGCCTGCTTTATATCACACTCTGCATAG TGTTCCTGATGACCTGCAAACCCCCCCTGTATATGGGCCCTGAGTACATCAAGTACTTCAGTGACAAAACCATTGAT GAGGAGCTGGAGCGGGACAAGAGGGTCACTTGGATCGTGGAGTTCTTCGCCAACTGGTCTAGTGACTGCCAGTCATTTGCCCCTATCTACGCTGACCTCTCGCTCAA ATACAACTGTACGGGGCTGAATTTTGGGAAGGTGGACGTTGGACGCTACACTGACGTTAGTACACG GTACAAGGTGAGCACGTCACCCCTCACCAAGCAGCTGCCTACCCTGATCCTGTTccaaggtgggaaggaggttatGCGGCGGCCGCAGATCGACAAGAAGGGCCGGGCTGTCTCTTGGACGTTCTCGGAG GAGAATGTGATCCGAGAATTCAACTTGAATGAGCTCTATCAGCGGGCCAAGAAGCTGTCAAAGGCTGGAGATAAGATCCCCGAGGAGCAGCCTGTGGCCGCTGTGCCTGCTGCCGTGCCAGATGAGGAGAGCAAGAAGGACAAATAG